The proteins below are encoded in one region of Belonocnema kinseyi isolate 2016_QV_RU_SX_M_011 chromosome 3, B_treatae_v1, whole genome shotgun sequence:
- the LOC117169212 gene encoding sprT-like domain-containing protein Spartan: MSSEFKSRDSHLAWELHNQINRLDVTGITENAAFPDSNLKENYKPKTLIDNTLEIIDPTPNIHTLFVQFDKRFFGNKLLPVEVKWSHRMTSCAGTCSFNTGSRYCVIALSSPLLKLRPRKDLIETLLHEMIHAYLFITNNNRDRDGHGPEFCKHMHRINKEAGTRITIYHSFHAEVKLYQQHWWRCNGPCQGKKPFFGMVRRSMNRAPGPNDFWFKEHQLTCGGQFIKVREPEKPEKGKKIKNDPKKDPKKSGIDKWLTPSPKSKPKDKPSNGLSKPKTKPGLNGLNKPKNKHAPNNNNINKPGSSSNINKPGGSVLRTKGGSKVITVNKWNTNTSDEPGIQKLGNATNNVHGFGTGGPGSSTSVTSKGSSGNHFSFSGTVGGSSTGQSKLLDLFSQPNTKPQSQLNDKKNQVLGPTVKCPICKDLITEKKANEHIDACLIEEEEKKKTSIISPTLKSTPGLVNCPVCSKYISSTLIIDHIDLCLTLQDKAKSSSVPEEFNSPSTATTSSPPLISIDASPQSPIVIHDSDSDIEAPNKKRKSNGLVDFFFKVPKVAKTEDVIANCPVCVKEVNVKDMNRHLDDCLAGFGEDVDTQEAGTSKERDSNEINPNGKGEPETCLICNAVLEPSVSLVQHLDDCLKNMFNDDTESFESRSFIGDKTSNPKEAEPDNSILSVEDSFKDESQEENELSDLSELGEIADSVETSNRSPCPVCMSMIPEKIMTLHLDACLGE; this comes from the exons ATGTCGAGTGAATTTAAATCACGAGATTCTCATTTAGCTTGGGAACTTCACAATCAGATAAATCGCCTCGATGTCACAGGAATAACGGAAAATGCAGCGTTCCCGGATAGT aatttgaaagaaaactaCAAACCAAAGACATTAATCGACAACACTCTAGAGATAATTGATCCAACTCCCAATATACACACATTATTTGTACAATTTGATAAAAGATTTTTCGGAAACAAGTTGCTTCCTGTAGAAGTGAAATGGAGTCATCGAATGACCTC TTGTGCAGGCACTTGTTCTTTTAATACGGGAAGTCGATATTGCGTGATTGCTCTCAGTAGTCCTTTACTCAAACTCAGGCCTCGAAAAGATCTCATTGAGACTTTACTG CACGAAATGATTCAcgcttatttatttataacgaaCAATAATCGGGACAGAGATGGCCATGGTCCCGAATTTTGCAAACATATGCACAGAATCAACAAAGAAGCCGGAACTCGTATAACC atataccaCAGTTTTCACGCAGAAGTAAAACTTTACCAGCAACATTGGTGGAGATGCAACGGACCCTGCCAAGGAAAAAAACCATTCTTCGGAATGGTTCGCCGATCTATGAATCGCGCCCCAGGACCAAACGACTTCTGGTTCAAAGAGCATCAATTAACTTGCGGTGGTCAATTCATCAAAGTTCGAGAGCCGGAGAAGCCCGAAAAAGGGAAGAAAATCAAGAATGATCCGAAGAAGGATCCTAAAAAGTCAGGCATCGATAAATGGTTGACTCCATCTCCAAAATCCAAACCAAAGGATAAACCTTCTAATGGTTTATCAAAACCAAAAACTAAACCCGGACTGAATGGTTTAAACAAGCCCAAAAATAAACATGCACCAAATAATAACAATATCAATAAACCTGGCTCGAGCTCTAATATTAATAAACCAGGTGGTTCAGTTTTAAGAACGAAAGGAGGTTCTAAAGTTATCACCGTAAACAAATGGAACACGAATACTTCGGATGAACCAGGAATACAAAAGCTCGGAAATGCAACAAATAACGTTCACGGTTTTGGAACCGGGGGCCCAGGTTCTTCCACTTCAGTGACTTCAAAAGGCTCTTCAGGAAACCACTTTTCTTTCTCTGGAACTGTGGGAGGTTCATCCACCGGACAAAGTAAATTGCTAGATTTATTCAGTCAACCTAATACGAAGCCACAATctcaattaaatgataaaaagaaTCAAGTTTTGGGCCCGACAGTAAAATGTCCAATCTGCAAGGACCTGATCACAGAGAAAAAAGCCAATGAACACATCGATGCTTGTTTAATAGAGGAAGAAGAGAAAAAGAAGACTTCCATCATTAGTCCAACTCTGAAATCTACTCCTGGTCTTGTAAATTGTCCTGTTTGTTCTAAATACATTTCCAGTACTTTGATAATTGACCACATCGATTTGTGTTTGACGCTCCAAGATAAAGCGAAGAGTTCTTCAGTGCCTGAAGAATTCAACTCACCTTCGACTGCAACTACTTCTTCGCCTCCCTTGATTTCAATTGATGCAAGTCCGCAAAGTCCGATCGTCATCCACGATTCGGATAGTGATATTGAAGCGCCGAATAAGAAACGGAAGAGTAATGGTTTAGTTGACTTTTTCTTCAAAGTGCCTAAGGTGGCGAAGACTGAAGATGTCATCGCTAACTGCCCAGTGTGTGTTAAGGAGGTAAATGTGAAGGATATGAATCGACATTTGGATGATTGTTTAGCTGGATTTGGTGAAGATGTCGATACGCAGGAAGCTGGGACTTCTAAGGAAAGAGATTCGAACGAAATAAATCCAAACGGAAAAGGAGAACCGGAAACATGTCTCATCTGCAATGCAGTTTTGGAACCGTCAGTTTCTTTAGTTCAACATTTAGATGATTGTCTCAAAAATATGTTCAACGATGACACTGAGAGTTTTGAAAGTAGAAGTTTTATTGGAGATAAAACTTCAAATCCTAAAGAAGCTGAACCTGACAATTCAATATTGTCAGTGGAGGATAGCTTTAAAGATGAATCTCAAGAAGAGAATGAGTTGAGTGATTTAAGTGAATTAGGTGAGATTGCGGACTCTGTTGAAACTAGCAATAGATCTCCCTGTCCGGTTTGTATGAGCATGATTCCCGAAAAGATTATGACTCTTCATTTAGACGCTTGTCTGGGGGAATAG
- the LOC117169213 gene encoding alkyldihydroxyacetonephosphate synthase isoform X1 yields the protein MTDRSVKSETPADTANLNGPTNVKSAVPKVRQDLLKWNGWGYKDSQFCVNDKNVIEFTGNRYPIGNQQLPYFTAWAKEVLNVDLSAKREVQALPQTQPEPILSSNLLEAIKQTGIEFSTEGVDRLVRAHGHTLREIFTLKHGSYQRIPDIILWPKCHKDVETIVKICGEYDVACIPFGGGTSVSGAANCPINERRTIISLDTSQMNRILWVDKENLLACCEAGIIGQDLERELRLQGLTSGHEPDSYEFSSLGGWVATRASGMKKNVYGNIEDLIVRLRMVTGRIEDSVVTLEKGFQVPRMSCGPDFDQMILGSEGTLGVVTEVVFKVRPLPRIVKYGSIVFPDFASGVNAMREVARQRCQPASIRLMDNEQFKFGQALRPETGWGGVLLQGLKHAYVTKIKGYNWDSLCVATLLFEGHTSADVSAQEQKIYRIAKKFSGVPAGETNGERGYTLTFVIAYIRDLGLDYGVLSESFETSVSWNRAFSLCRNVKERVIRDCTTRGITSYLVSCRVTQTYDAGCCIYFYMAFNYQGLADPVGTYEAIEEAAREEILANGGSLSHHHGVGKMRAAWYPEAVGNAGVSLYRAAKVHLDPKNIFAAGNLDPKCKSKL from the exons ATGACGGACAGATCTGTCAAAAGCGAAACACCGGCTGACACAGCCAACCTTAATGGTCCCACGAATGTGAAAAGTGCTGTGCCAAAAGTCAg acaagattTGCTCAAATGGAATGGCTGGGGCTACAAGGATTCCCAGTTTTGTGTCAACGACAAAAACGTCATCGAGTTTACCGGAAACCG GTATCCAATAGGAAACCAACAATTACCATACTTCACTGCCTGGGCTAAAGAAGTATTAAATGTTGACCTATCTGCAAAACGAGAGGTTCAAGCATTACCACAAACACAACCGGAACCAATTTTATCTTCAAATCTTCTGGAGGCGATAAAACAGAcaggaattgaattttcgacgGAAGGAGTTGACCGATTAGTTAGAGCTCATGGACACACTTTGAGAGAAATTTTCACGCTGAAGCATGGATCATACCAAAGAATACCGGACATTATCCTATGGCCAA AATGCCACAAAGATGTTGAAACGATCGTGAAAATCTGTGGAGAATATGACGTAGCTTGCATACCTTTTGGAGGTGGAACAAGTGTCAGCGGTGCAGCTAATTGTCCCATTAATGAACGCAGGACAATAATATCACTCGATACTTCACAAATGAATAGAATATTATGGGTCGACAAGGAAAACTTGCTAGCGTGTTGCGAGGCTGGAATCATTGGCCAAGACCTGGAACGTGAGCTTCGATTACAGGGACTCACTTCCGGACATGAGCCGGATTCTTATGAATTTTCGAG TTTAGGTGGATGGGTCGCAACAAGGGCGAGCggcatgaaaaaaaatgtttacggcAACATTGAGGATCTAATCGTTCGGCTAAGAATGGTCACTGGGAGGATTGAAGATTCAGTGGTAACATTAGAAAAGGGTTTTCAGGTTCCTCGAATGTCCTGTGGACCCGATTTCGATCAAATGATTCTTGGGAGTGAAGGTACTCTCGGCGTAGTCACAGAAGTGGTTTTTAAAGTCAGACCTCTACCACGGATAGTAAAGTATGGCAGTATTGTCTTCCCAGATTTCGCAAGTGGAGTCAATGCCATGAGAGAG gtGGCAAGGCAACGTTGTCAGCCAGCGAGTATTCGGCTAATGGACAATGAGCAGTTCAAATTCGGTCAAGCCTTGAGGCCCGAAACTGGTTGGGGTGGAGTTCTTCTTCAGGGATTAAAGCACGCCTACGTCACGAAGATAAAGGGCTACAATTGGGACAGTTTATGCGTCGCGACGCTTTTATTCGAAGGTCACACGAGCGCCGATGTATCGGCTCAGGAGCAGAAGATCTACAGAATTGCGAAAAAATTCAGCGGTGTCCCAGCCGGCGAGACTAACGGAGAACGAGGGTACACCCTGACCTTCGTCATAGCCTACATTCGCGATCTGGGCCTTGACTACGGCGTGCTTTCGGAATCCTTTGAGACCTCCGTCTCCTGGAATCGTGCATTCTCTTTATGCAGGAATGTGAAGGAAAGAGTGATTCGCGATTGCACGACCAGAGGGATCACGAGTTACTTAGTCTCCTGTCGCGTCACGCAAACTTATGACGCAGGATGCTGTATATACTTTTACATGGCTTTCAATTATCAAGGCTTGGCTGATCCAGTCGGGACTTACGAAGCAATAGAGGAAGCTGCGAGAGAGGAAATTCTCGCCAATGGAGGATCTCTTTCTCATCATCACGGCGTAGGAAAAATGCGGGCAGCTTGGTATCCCGAAGCTGTTGGAAACGCTGGCGTTTCTCTTTATCGAGCAGCCAAAGTTCATCtagatccaaaaaatatttttgctgctGGGAATTTAGACCCCAAATGCAAATCCAAGTTATAG
- the LOC117169213 gene encoding alkyldihydroxyacetonephosphate synthase isoform X2 gives MQNHLQDLLKWNGWGYKDSQFCVNDKNVIEFTGNRYPIGNQQLPYFTAWAKEVLNVDLSAKREVQALPQTQPEPILSSNLLEAIKQTGIEFSTEGVDRLVRAHGHTLREIFTLKHGSYQRIPDIILWPKCHKDVETIVKICGEYDVACIPFGGGTSVSGAANCPINERRTIISLDTSQMNRILWVDKENLLACCEAGIIGQDLERELRLQGLTSGHEPDSYEFSSLGGWVATRASGMKKNVYGNIEDLIVRLRMVTGRIEDSVVTLEKGFQVPRMSCGPDFDQMILGSEGTLGVVTEVVFKVRPLPRIVKYGSIVFPDFASGVNAMREVARQRCQPASIRLMDNEQFKFGQALRPETGWGGVLLQGLKHAYVTKIKGYNWDSLCVATLLFEGHTSADVSAQEQKIYRIAKKFSGVPAGETNGERGYTLTFVIAYIRDLGLDYGVLSESFETSVSWNRAFSLCRNVKERVIRDCTTRGITSYLVSCRVTQTYDAGCCIYFYMAFNYQGLADPVGTYEAIEEAAREEILANGGSLSHHHGVGKMRAAWYPEAVGNAGVSLYRAAKVHLDPKNIFAAGNLDPKCKSKL, from the exons ATGCAGAACCATTT acaagattTGCTCAAATGGAATGGCTGGGGCTACAAGGATTCCCAGTTTTGTGTCAACGACAAAAACGTCATCGAGTTTACCGGAAACCG GTATCCAATAGGAAACCAACAATTACCATACTTCACTGCCTGGGCTAAAGAAGTATTAAATGTTGACCTATCTGCAAAACGAGAGGTTCAAGCATTACCACAAACACAACCGGAACCAATTTTATCTTCAAATCTTCTGGAGGCGATAAAACAGAcaggaattgaattttcgacgGAAGGAGTTGACCGATTAGTTAGAGCTCATGGACACACTTTGAGAGAAATTTTCACGCTGAAGCATGGATCATACCAAAGAATACCGGACATTATCCTATGGCCAA AATGCCACAAAGATGTTGAAACGATCGTGAAAATCTGTGGAGAATATGACGTAGCTTGCATACCTTTTGGAGGTGGAACAAGTGTCAGCGGTGCAGCTAATTGTCCCATTAATGAACGCAGGACAATAATATCACTCGATACTTCACAAATGAATAGAATATTATGGGTCGACAAGGAAAACTTGCTAGCGTGTTGCGAGGCTGGAATCATTGGCCAAGACCTGGAACGTGAGCTTCGATTACAGGGACTCACTTCCGGACATGAGCCGGATTCTTATGAATTTTCGAG TTTAGGTGGATGGGTCGCAACAAGGGCGAGCggcatgaaaaaaaatgtttacggcAACATTGAGGATCTAATCGTTCGGCTAAGAATGGTCACTGGGAGGATTGAAGATTCAGTGGTAACATTAGAAAAGGGTTTTCAGGTTCCTCGAATGTCCTGTGGACCCGATTTCGATCAAATGATTCTTGGGAGTGAAGGTACTCTCGGCGTAGTCACAGAAGTGGTTTTTAAAGTCAGACCTCTACCACGGATAGTAAAGTATGGCAGTATTGTCTTCCCAGATTTCGCAAGTGGAGTCAATGCCATGAGAGAG gtGGCAAGGCAACGTTGTCAGCCAGCGAGTATTCGGCTAATGGACAATGAGCAGTTCAAATTCGGTCAAGCCTTGAGGCCCGAAACTGGTTGGGGTGGAGTTCTTCTTCAGGGATTAAAGCACGCCTACGTCACGAAGATAAAGGGCTACAATTGGGACAGTTTATGCGTCGCGACGCTTTTATTCGAAGGTCACACGAGCGCCGATGTATCGGCTCAGGAGCAGAAGATCTACAGAATTGCGAAAAAATTCAGCGGTGTCCCAGCCGGCGAGACTAACGGAGAACGAGGGTACACCCTGACCTTCGTCATAGCCTACATTCGCGATCTGGGCCTTGACTACGGCGTGCTTTCGGAATCCTTTGAGACCTCCGTCTCCTGGAATCGTGCATTCTCTTTATGCAGGAATGTGAAGGAAAGAGTGATTCGCGATTGCACGACCAGAGGGATCACGAGTTACTTAGTCTCCTGTCGCGTCACGCAAACTTATGACGCAGGATGCTGTATATACTTTTACATGGCTTTCAATTATCAAGGCTTGGCTGATCCAGTCGGGACTTACGAAGCAATAGAGGAAGCTGCGAGAGAGGAAATTCTCGCCAATGGAGGATCTCTTTCTCATCATCACGGCGTAGGAAAAATGCGGGCAGCTTGGTATCCCGAAGCTGTTGGAAACGCTGGCGTTTCTCTTTATCGAGCAGCCAAAGTTCATCtagatccaaaaaatatttttgctgctGGGAATTTAGACCCCAAATGCAAATCCAAGTTATAG